The Vigna unguiculata cultivar IT97K-499-35 chromosome 6, ASM411807v1, whole genome shotgun sequence genome contains a region encoding:
- the LOC114187683 gene encoding uncharacterized protein LOC114187683 — protein sequence MELSQNAIIEAKEELMVSPLSGGNPIRRTAYFIKPCMEGSANPPHYMFSSGRTATVASNPGKLPLEVIYRGWHNPNQEWNTWVQQMQQKYEYMWIKAGIDQAIKASTFLICRNDELILELAQRWCSKTNTFVFSWGEATITLEDLNVCWGYSVMGEPFSRPLVSDEEKEVEHELITVFRMFFKSKAKRADHYPWMKYFMSNENNLEHEAFLCCWLSRFVFPGRSYKSILKSVFPIAIQLARGTKLALAPVVLANIYRDLRLLNDKIRIVKTVELEVTLLAPFQLVQVWALERFPSLQPCPQVVEQGQLLMAKWHTVKMVKHDNLKLILDSSRAGNDFIWCPFVNSPPLQLYNENDKWVCKNPNFDDELESFARCMRLSELEGMECVEHYCPNRVAMQFGMDQDIPGMLVPHKEKPWTSYSELVTDTYLYIALCARHKPSVTSKYYHWWKQSNQSKERSKHYDCVERSSKHASPVSLYVKKESSLSCGPPLGLTCKIKRKLEHDFGEMEKRPVIELSSSSSEDTCVGDEEVENVSGPVSIVFPSLRAEESRSVKDNKNGDKIKNLFCDRDGVSDVERKYATSCIEEIASDLESRMGRLERVVAKLKAEKLGHKV from the coding sequence ATGGAGCTATCACAGAACGCTATTATCGAAGCAAAAGAAGAACTCATGGTTTCACCATTATCTGGTGGAAACCCAATTCGAAGAACTGCTTATTTTATCAAACCCTGCATGGAAGGTTCAGCAAATCCTCCTCATTACATGTTCTCTTCTGGAAGAACAGCAACAGTTGCTTCCAACCCCGGAAAGCTGCCACTAGAAGTGATATACAGGGGATGGCATAATCCAAATCAAGAATGGAATACATGGGTTCAACAGATGCAACAAAAGTATGAATATATGTGGATAAAGGCTGGGATAGACCAAGCTATCAAAGCTTCTACTTTTCTTATCTGTAGAAATGATGAGTTGATTCTTGAGCTTGCACAAAGGTGGTGTTCAAAGACTAACACGTTTGTGTTTTCATGGGGAGAAGCAACTATAACCCTGGAGGACCTGAATGTGTGTTGGGGTTACTCTGTCATGGGAGAGCCTTTCTCTAGACCTCTTGTGAGTGATGAGGAAAAGGAAGTAGAACATGAGTTGATTACTGTGTTTAGGATGTTTTTCAAATCGAAGGCCAAAAGGGCAGATCATTATCCATGGATGAAGTATTTCATGAGTAATGAAAACAATTTGGAACATGAGGCATTCTTGTGTTGCTGGTTGTCGAGGTTTGTGTTCCCTGGTAGATCATATAAATCCATTCTGAAAAGTGTTTTTCCTATTGCCATACAGTTAGCAAGAGGGACTAAACTAGCTCTTGCACCTGTTGTCTTAGCCAACATTTACAGGGATTTGAGGTTGCTGAATGACAAAATCAGAATTGTCAAAACAGTGGAGTTAGAAGTTACATTGTTGGCTCCTTTTCAGTTGGTCCAAGTTTGGGCATTGGAGAGATTTCCCTCGTTGCAGCCGTGTCCTCAAGTAGTTGAGCAAGGCCAACTCTTGATGGCTAAATGGCACACAGTGAAAATGGTTAAACATGACaacttgaaattgattttggactCTTCAAGAGCTGGAAATGACTTTATTTGGTGTCCATTTGTGAATTCTCCTCCTCTTCAGCTTTACAATGAAAATGACAAGTGGGTATGCAAAAATCCCAATTTTGATGATGAATTAGAATCCTTTGCTCGCTGCATGAGACTCTCAGAGTTGGAGGGCATGGAATGTGTAGAACATTACTGCCCTAATCGTGTTGCTATGCAGTTTGGGATGGATCAAGACATTCCTGGTATGCTAGTACCTCACAAAGAGAAACCTTGGACAAGTTATAGTGAGCTAGTAACAGATACATATTTGTACATTGCGTTATGTGCCCGCCATAAGCCAAGTGTTACTTCTAAGTACTATCATTGGTGGAAGCAATCAAATCAAAGTAAGGAAAGAAGCAAACATTATGATTGTGTTGAAAGAAGCTCAAAACATGCGTCACCAGTATCATTATATGTGAAGAAAGAGAGCAGCCTATCATGTGGCCCACCACTTGGTCTTACTTGCAAGATTAAGAGAAAACTAGAACATGATTTTGGTGAAATGGAAAAGCGTCCGGTCATTGAGTTGTCCAGTTCTTCAAGTGAAGATACATGTGTTGGTGATGAAGAAGTTGAAAATGTTTCTGGTCCTGTATCTATTGTTTTTCCATCCTTAAGAGCTGAAGAATCAAGAAGTGTCAAAGACAACAAAAATGGAGACAAAATCAAGAATTTATTTTGTGATAGAGATGGTGTCAGTGATGTGGAAAGGAAATATGCAACCTCTTGCATAGAAGAAATAGCTTCTGATCTTGAAAGCCGGATGGGGAGGCTTGAAAGAGTGGTTGCCAAGCTTAAAGCAGAAAAATTAGGTCATAAAGTTTAA
- the LOC114187765 gene encoding uncharacterized protein LOC114187765 → MEKPKTVTGLILLLFVLGVSAWTGEIHGRVVCDVCGDSSLGPEDHVVEGAEVAVLCITRSGEVLNYQAFTDAKGIYTVAETMPESDRWDACLARPISSFHEQCTQLGEGSLGVKFSYNHPSGYSHNVRTFVYRPTNVPTYCI, encoded by the exons ATGGAAAAACCGAAGACTGTGACGGGTTTGATTCTTTTGCTTTTTGTTTTGGGTGTGAGTGCTTGGACTGGTGAAATCCATGGAAGAGTTGTTTGTGATGTTTGTGGAGATTCTTCTCTTGGACCTGAAGATCATGTGGTTGAAG GTGCTGAGGTTGCTGTTCTTTGCATCACCAGGTCTGGAGAGGTTCTAAACTATCAGGCATTCACAGATGCCAAGGGGATATACACAGTGGCCGAGACAATGCCGGAGAGTGATCGTTGGGATGCATGTCTAGCTCGACCAATCAGTAGTTTCCATGAACAGTGCACTCAACTTGGTGAGGGCAGCTTGGGAGtcaaattcagttacaatcaccCATCGGGATATTCACACAATGTCAGGACCTTTGTGTATCGACCCACCAATGTTCCAACGTACTGCATATGA
- the LOC114187949 gene encoding octanoyltransferase LIP2p, chloroplastic-like, with protein sequence MILLGTYCFTTVPSTASAYPSLPLGSYIDLHKPLLYSKPSKFTSLVINGHRRICDLFDLHQEQVPYEVAWSWQKKIVRDKRAQIEKEGDCNDTLIILQHPPVYTLGTASTVENLKFDMKNAPFNIYRTERGGEVTYHGPGQLVMYPIINLRTHKMDLHWYLRTLEEVVIRVLSSTFSIQASTVEGLTGVWVGNEKLAAVGIRVSSWITYHGLALNVTTDLSPFKWIIPCGIRDRQVGSIKELLVREGVGHGRADLHHLNDASLIHITHKSLLEEFSQAFQLEYSYKSVSSTMLYERK encoded by the exons ATGATTTTGTTAGGTACATATTGTTTCACCACAGTCCCATCAACAGCATCAGCATACCCTTCTCTACCTCTAGGGTCCTACATTGATCTGCACAAGCCACTTCTATATTCCAAACCATCCAAATTCACCTCTCTTGTAATCAATGGCCATAGAAGGAT CTGTGATCTCTTTGATTTGCATCAGGAGCAAGTCCCTTATGAAGTGGCATGGTCTTGGCAAAAGAAAATTGTCAGGGACAAGAGGGCACAGATTGAAAAGGAAGGAGATTGTAATGACACCCTTATTATTCTACAACACCCTCCTGTTTATACATTAGGCACTGCTAGTACTGTGGAGAACCTCAAGTTTGACATGAAAAATGctccttttaatatttatcGCACTGAGCGTGGTGGAGAGGTTACATACCATGGTCCTGGTCAG CTAGTCATGTACCCAATTATCAACCTCCGAACGCACAAGATGGATCTTCATTGGTACCTTAGGACTCTTGAAGAGGTTGTCATTCGTGTTCTTTCTTCAACATTTTCAATTCAGGCTTCTACGGTGGAAGGTTTAACTGGTGTTTGGGTTG GAAATGAGAAACTGGCAGCTGTTGGCATCAGAGTGTCTAGCTGGATAACCTATCATGGCTTGGCACTTAATGTCACAACAGATTTGTCTCCCTTCAAATGGATCATCCCATGTGGAATTCGAGACCGTCAAGTAGGAAGCATCAAGGAGCTGTTGGTTAGAGAGGGTGTTGGTCATGGAAGAGCTGATTTGCATCATCTGAATGATGCTAGTCTTATTCATATTACACATAAATCCTTGCTTGAAGAATTCTCACAAGCATTTCAACTTGAATACAGTTACAAAAGCGTTTCTTCCACCATGTTGTATGAAAGGAAATGA